One genomic window of Actinoalloteichus hoggarensis includes the following:
- a CDS encoding AAA family ATPase, giving the protein MQGEGDSNEDSAIDPTGDPAERPATETPDDEPAAPEQAPHDSGRDEPRPRVGESSSSGPNEPRPADDAETDAGAAPSDAGDPVADLTLRRRAERGVRSWIRGAGRGLRKATPYGIIAFLAASAVAPIAAPSLETTEEFSAALDQLGNMGSGYLGDVLADTADRMRDRGGGSDDAEPPSEAAWREAVAEAVAPLLAATDEQGRAIRAEITALLRAVNAVPVALAEATGELHRDLTSAMAAAGGRFDELSWLLTDAQRLLAELVVVQRQQTDLAMRTLFEVTETRRRALAPPRRPAAPGTPRPEPSAGPGADAGGPAGRAGSSAPDAEADEPIDAPTPFPGLTSFGIADAEWFFGREELVTLLLSRLAEQLDGGGPLLVVGDSGAGKSSLLAAGLLPAVADGGLPVEGAGSWPWLRMTPGRTPLAELVGRTAALARVSAARAISDVRAEPSAFGALAVQAAVTAGRPDARLLIVVDQLEELFTLCTDPAERAAFVTALTTAGSALVVAAVRADFLPDCLRIDRLAALLSEGHVSVTAMRRAGLRSAIVEPAARAGIELEPGLTELLLAELVGDHGRPPPAGALPLLAHSLRTTWLRGGGRRMTVADYRAAGGIHGAVAETAERIHQDLDETDRGVLRTTMLSLVALAEGDRPVRRRVPRSAVPDWLLTRLVTARLVTAGDESVEFAHEILLSAWPRLAGWVREDRAGLVIRRRLDDSARYWAESGQDPSGLYRAGRLATAREWAAGRDDLTEEERRFLDASTAAERAERLAEMRVTRRLRGLVTGLAVLLVVAVAAGGLAWRSNLESEAQRRIGQSRQFAAQTMTALDVNPRQSMLFALAALRAAPTVEARGAVLAARRTDYAGRYGADEPQSAWAVAASGETRRIAVGRPDGVLDVYDADSRELVASEWDCHTADILGTAFSADGELLVTGSLEPDGLCVWDMRREVLLRHLPGYGVVDVRLDGGAIAATGGAAGDRLTVWEPRSGEVLAELPISAPPTSIAFSPGGHRLAVGFGDGSALLWEPETGVEPVPLDGHAAPDGAERAGGEMVTVAFARDTGMLATMGPDGLILLRDGMTGEIVDELRESSGTGGPFAFSPDGSMLATGVGSTVRLWSIRSRTWEPVTIQFATAWDVDWLSHTDLIVTTLDRGTFRRNITPRVLSGGDEPLAGGDFSPDGDVLAAADALGAVRFWNPAEGSLVAESAGDGGPAMVAYDPGGGHAVGRSDGTISLHGPDGEEYERWTAEPGVPVAELRFSPDGSRLVAITDDRVESVVTGNAPKLWMWRVGVAAPPRVRELSGMADVQFLRDGTELVVSDDVSNDADRADDPPMRIEVLSAEDLTLRHVVTADEPTVIDIAVSPTAHSVISAHDDGRLREWDLTDGALLRTFATHPVPVRGLAISENAGLIATISPDDRVIRLWDLDSGELFATLSGHQNSINQVLLVEDPTGGTTLAGLGEAGAVSLWRLDVDDAAAELCAALAGPDLAGEWAALDVPEPPCP; this is encoded by the coding sequence ATGCAGGGCGAGGGTGACTCGAACGAGGATTCAGCGATCGACCCGACAGGCGATCCCGCCGAGCGCCCCGCAACCGAGACGCCCGATGACGAACCGGCCGCGCCCGAGCAGGCACCACACGACTCAGGACGGGACGAGCCGAGACCGCGGGTCGGGGAGTCGAGCAGCTCGGGGCCGAACGAACCGCGACCCGCCGACGATGCCGAAACCGATGCCGGCGCCGCTCCGTCGGACGCAGGCGATCCCGTCGCCGACCTGACGCTCCGACGGCGAGCGGAGCGCGGGGTCCGTTCGTGGATTCGCGGTGCCGGACGGGGGCTCCGCAAGGCCACGCCGTACGGGATCATCGCGTTCCTGGCCGCCTCCGCCGTCGCGCCGATCGCCGCGCCCTCTCTCGAGACGACCGAGGAGTTCTCCGCCGCGCTCGATCAGCTCGGCAACATGGGCAGTGGCTACCTCGGGGACGTCCTCGCCGACACCGCCGACCGGATGCGTGACCGAGGCGGGGGGTCCGACGACGCGGAACCTCCGTCGGAGGCCGCCTGGCGGGAGGCCGTCGCCGAGGCGGTCGCCCCGCTGCTGGCCGCCACCGATGAACAGGGCCGGGCGATCCGAGCCGAGATCACCGCGCTGCTGCGCGCGGTGAACGCCGTCCCGGTGGCCCTGGCCGAGGCGACCGGCGAGCTGCACCGCGACCTGACCAGCGCGATGGCCGCTGCGGGCGGCCGGTTCGACGAACTGAGCTGGCTGCTCACCGATGCCCAACGGCTGTTGGCAGAACTGGTCGTCGTCCAACGTCAGCAGACCGATCTGGCGATGCGCACCCTGTTCGAGGTGACCGAGACCCGCCGCCGGGCACTCGCACCGCCCCGCCGACCGGCGGCCCCCGGCACGCCGCGGCCGGAGCCGTCGGCGGGTCCCGGTGCCGATGCCGGGGGGCCCGCGGGCCGAGCCGGCTCGTCGGCTCCGGACGCCGAAGCCGACGAACCGATCGACGCGCCGACCCCGTTCCCCGGCCTCACCAGTTTCGGCATCGCCGACGCCGAATGGTTCTTCGGTCGCGAAGAGCTGGTCACGCTGTTGCTCAGCAGGCTCGCCGAGCAGCTGGACGGCGGCGGCCCGCTGCTGGTGGTCGGCGACTCCGGCGCGGGGAAGTCCTCCCTGCTCGCCGCCGGGCTGCTGCCCGCCGTGGCCGACGGCGGGCTCCCGGTCGAGGGCGCGGGCTCCTGGCCGTGGCTGCGGATGACGCCCGGCCGGACGCCGCTGGCCGAGCTGGTCGGCCGGACGGCCGCGCTGGCACGGGTGTCGGCGGCGCGCGCGATCTCGGACGTGCGGGCGGAGCCGTCGGCGTTCGGCGCGCTGGCCGTGCAGGCCGCCGTGACGGCGGGTCGTCCCGACGCCCGGCTGCTGATCGTCGTCGATCAGCTCGAAGAGCTGTTCACCCTGTGCACCGATCCGGCGGAGCGGGCCGCCTTCGTCACGGCGTTGACCACCGCGGGCTCGGCGCTGGTCGTGGCGGCCGTCCGGGCCGACTTCCTCCCGGACTGCCTGCGGATCGACCGGTTGGCCGCGCTGCTGAGCGAGGGTCACGTCTCGGTCACCGCCATGCGACGCGCCGGGTTGCGCAGTGCGATCGTCGAGCCCGCCGCCCGCGCGGGCATCGAGCTGGAACCGGGCCTGACCGAGCTGCTGCTCGCGGAACTGGTCGGCGATCACGGCAGGCCGCCGCCTGCGGGCGCCCTGCCCCTGCTCGCCCACAGCCTGCGGACGACCTGGCTGCGCGGCGGGGGCCGCCGCATGACCGTCGCCGATTATCGCGCGGCGGGCGGCATCCACGGCGCGGTGGCCGAGACCGCCGAGCGCATCCACCAGGATCTCGACGAGACGGATCGCGGTGTCCTGCGCACCACCATGCTGAGTCTCGTCGCCCTCGCCGAGGGCGACCGGCCGGTCCGCCGCCGGGTTCCGCGCTCCGCCGTGCCCGACTGGCTGCTGACCAGGCTGGTCACCGCGCGACTGGTCACCGCGGGCGACGAGAGCGTCGAGTTCGCACACGAGATCCTGCTGTCGGCGTGGCCCCGGCTGGCGGGCTGGGTGCGGGAGGACCGAGCGGGGCTGGTGATCCGCCGCAGACTCGACGACTCGGCCCGCTACTGGGCGGAGTCCGGGCAGGACCCGAGCGGTCTCTATCGCGCGGGCAGACTGGCCACCGCCCGGGAATGGGCGGCGGGACGGGACGACCTCACCGAGGAGGAGCGTCGCTTCCTCGACGCGAGCACGGCGGCGGAGCGAGCCGAGCGGCTGGCCGAGATGCGGGTCACTCGTCGGCTTCGCGGCCTGGTCACCGGGCTCGCCGTCCTACTGGTGGTGGCGGTGGCCGCCGGCGGGCTCGCGTGGCGGTCGAATCTGGAGAGCGAGGCGCAGCGTCGTATCGGTCAGTCCCGCCAGTTCGCCGCCCAGACCATGACGGCCCTGGACGTCAATCCCCGCCAGTCGATGCTGTTCGCGTTGGCCGCGCTGCGGGCGGCGCCGACCGTGGAGGCGCGAGGCGCGGTGCTGGCCGCTCGACGCACCGACTACGCGGGACGCTACGGCGCCGACGAGCCCCAGTCCGCGTGGGCGGTGGCCGCGTCCGGCGAGACCCGCCGGATCGCCGTCGGCAGACCGGACGGCGTGCTCGACGTCTATGACGCCGACAGCAGGGAGCTGGTCGCATCCGAGTGGGACTGCCACACGGCGGACATCCTCGGCACGGCGTTCTCCGCCGACGGGGAGTTGCTGGTCACCGGATCGCTGGAGCCCGACGGCCTCTGCGTCTGGGACATGCGACGCGAGGTCCTGCTGCGGCACCTGCCCGGTTACGGCGTCGTGGACGTGCGGCTGGACGGCGGCGCGATCGCCGCGACCGGCGGTGCGGCGGGCGACCGGCTGACGGTCTGGGAGCCGCGTTCCGGCGAGGTGCTTGCCGAACTGCCGATCAGCGCCCCGCCCACGAGCATCGCGTTCTCCCCCGGCGGTCATCGACTCGCCGTGGGGTTCGGCGACGGAAGCGCGCTGTTATGGGAGCCTGAGACAGGCGTCGAGCCCGTTCCGCTCGACGGCCACGCCGCCCCCGACGGAGCCGAGCGTGCGGGCGGCGAGATGGTGACCGTCGCCTTCGCCCGCGACACCGGGATGCTGGCCACGATGGGTCCGGACGGCCTGATCCTGCTGCGGGACGGCATGACCGGCGAGATCGTGGACGAGTTGCGTGAGTCCTCGGGAACCGGGGGCCCGTTCGCCTTCAGTCCCGACGGCTCGATGCTGGCCACGGGCGTGGGCAGCACCGTACGGCTCTGGTCGATCCGATCACGGACCTGGGAACCGGTGACGATCCAGTTCGCCACCGCCTGGGACGTCGACTGGTTGAGTCACACCGATCTGATCGTGACCACCCTCGATCGAGGGACGTTCCGCCGCAACATCACGCCTCGGGTGTTGTCGGGCGGCGACGAGCCGTTGGCCGGCGGCGACTTCTCTCCCGACGGCGACGTCCTGGCGGCCGCGGACGCCCTCGGCGCCGTGCGCTTCTGGAACCCGGCCGAGGGGTCGCTGGTGGCCGAGTCCGCCGGGGACGGCGGTCCGGCCATGGTCGCCTACGATCCCGGCGGCGGGCACGCGGTGGGCCGGTCGGACGGGACCATCTCGCTGCACGGTCCCGACGGCGAGGAGTACGAGAGGTGGACCGCCGAGCCCGGTGTGCCGGTGGCGGAACTCCGATTCTCGCCGGATGGATCGCGTCTCGTCGCGATCACCGATGATCGGGTGGAGTCGGTCGTGACGGGGAACGCCCCGAAGCTGTGGATGTGGCGGGTCGGCGTGGCGGCTCCGCCTCGGGTCCGCGAACTGTCGGGGATGGCCGACGTCCAGTTCCTCCGCGACGGCACCGAGCTGGTCGTGTCCGACGACGTGAGCAACGACGCCGACCGCGCCGATGACCCGCCGATGCGCATCGAAGTGCTGTCTGCCGAGGACCTGACTCTCCGGCACGTCGTCACAGCGGATGAACCGACCGTCATCGACATCGCGGTCTCCCCGACGGCGCACTCGGTGATCAGCGCCCACGACGACGGCCGCCTGCGTGAATGGGACCTGACCGACGGCGCGCTGCTGCGCACCTTCGCCACGCATCCCGTTCCCGTCCGGGGTCTCGCGATCTCGGAGAACGCCGGCCTGATCGCGACGATCTCCCCGGACGATCGCGTGATCCGACTGTGGGACCTGGACTCCGGTGAGCTCTTCGCCACCCTGAGCGGCCATCAGAACAGCATCAACCAGGTGCTCCTCGTCGAGGATCCCACGGGCGGGACGACCCTGGCGGGTCTGGGGGAGGCGGGGGCGGTGAGCCTCTGGCGGTTGGACGTCGACGATGCGGCGGCGGAGCTCTGCGCCGCGCTCGCGGGTCCGGACCTGGCCGGGGAGTGGGCGGCCCTCGACGTCCCCGAGCCGCCCTGCCCCTGA
- a CDS encoding chitinase, whose translation MPRKRLLAALASLALAGALTVGVPTVVASAAAPSPEANSTAVEQSFIVSEAQFNQMFPNRNPFYTYGGLTAALGSYPGFTNTGDETTRRREAAAFLANVDHETGGLVHIVEQNEANYPHYCDWSQPFGCPAGQAAYYGKGPIQLSWNYNYKAAGDALGIDLLNNPWLVQNDAAVSWQTALWFWNTQPGAGHRPAHESIVNGHGFGETIRSINGSIECNGGNPAQVEARVSAYRNFTAILGTTPGENLYC comes from the coding sequence ATGCCGAGGAAGCGTCTCCTGGCCGCACTGGCCTCCTTAGCCCTTGCGGGCGCGCTGACCGTCGGGGTGCCGACGGTCGTCGCCTCCGCGGCGGCGCCGTCGCCCGAGGCGAACTCGACGGCGGTGGAGCAGTCGTTCATCGTGAGCGAGGCTCAGTTCAACCAGATGTTCCCGAACCGGAACCCCTTCTACACCTACGGCGGGCTGACGGCGGCGCTGGGCTCGTACCCCGGCTTCACCAACACCGGCGACGAGACGACCCGCCGACGGGAGGCCGCGGCGTTCCTGGCCAACGTCGACCACGAGACCGGCGGGCTGGTCCACATCGTCGAACAGAACGAGGCCAACTACCCGCACTACTGCGACTGGAGTCAGCCCTTCGGCTGCCCGGCGGGGCAGGCCGCCTACTACGGCAAGGGCCCGATCCAGCTCAGCTGGAACTACAACTACAAGGCGGCGGGCGACGCGCTCGGCATCGACCTGCTGAACAACCCGTGGCTGGTTCAGAACGACGCGGCCGTGTCCTGGCAGACCGCCCTCTGGTTCTGGAACACCCAGCCCGGCGCGGGACATCGCCCCGCCCACGAGTCCATCGTGAACGGTCACGGCTTCGGCGAGACCATTCGCAGCATCAACGGCAGCATCGAGTGCAACGGCGGCAATCCGGCGCAGGTCGAGGCCAGGGTGAGCGCCTACCGGAACTTCACCGCGATCCTCGGCACCACCCCTGGCGAGAACCTGTACTGCTGA
- a CDS encoding GH1 family beta-glucosidase, giving the protein MAVTNSAGRAATSGAVATPGSLVFPADFRWGTATASYQVEGAVTEDGRGPSIWDVFAAEPGRVHAGDSGERACDHYHRYPEDVALMRELGIDVYRFSVAWPRVQPDGRTLEPRGLDFYDRLVDELLTAGIDPMLTLYHWDLPQALQETGGWRNRDTAHRFADYAGEVFARLGDRVAHWTTLNEPWCSAYLGHFTGLHAPGLTDARAALTAAHHLLLGHGLAASTLRASMSERHRLSIVLNLASVRVDEDDEAHREAARRVDGLQNRFFLDPLLRGAYPADVLADVSWLGDWDTAVRAGDEELIAAPLDLLGINYYSPSRVAPADPESVAGGMPGLRGVRHLPPRGTLTGFDWEQEPAGLRDLLVRVSRDYPEVPLMVTENGSAWPDRVEDDGGVVDPDRENYLLEHLRAVHAAIEAGADVRGYLAWSLLDNFEWAAGYSQRFGLVHVDYQTQRRTVKSSGRRFASVIADNAVPPAVPPTG; this is encoded by the coding sequence ATGGCCGTAACGAATTCGGCGGGCCGAGCCGCGACCTCCGGCGCCGTCGCGACCCCCGGGTCGCTGGTCTTCCCCGCCGACTTCCGGTGGGGGACCGCCACCGCCTCCTACCAGGTCGAGGGCGCGGTGACCGAGGACGGCCGGGGCCCGTCCATCTGGGACGTCTTCGCCGCGGAGCCCGGCCGGGTGCACGCGGGCGACAGCGGCGAGCGGGCCTGCGACCACTACCACCGGTATCCCGAGGACGTGGCGTTGATGCGGGAGCTGGGCATCGACGTCTACCGTTTCTCGGTCGCCTGGCCGAGGGTGCAGCCGGACGGTCGCACGCTGGAGCCGCGGGGACTGGACTTCTACGACCGGCTGGTCGACGAGCTGCTGACAGCGGGCATCGACCCGATGCTCACGCTGTACCACTGGGACCTGCCGCAGGCGTTGCAGGAGACCGGCGGCTGGCGGAACCGCGACACCGCCCACCGCTTCGCCGACTACGCCGGAGAGGTCTTCGCGCGGCTCGGCGACCGTGTCGCTCACTGGACGACGCTGAACGAGCCGTGGTGCTCGGCCTACCTCGGTCACTTCACCGGCCTGCACGCGCCGGGTCTGACCGATGCCAGGGCGGCGCTCACCGCCGCTCACCACCTGCTCCTCGGACACGGCCTGGCGGCGTCGACCCTGCGTGCCTCGATGAGCGAGCGTCATCGACTCTCCATCGTGCTCAACCTCGCCTCGGTGCGGGTGGACGAGGACGACGAGGCGCATCGCGAGGCGGCCCGGCGGGTCGACGGCCTGCAGAACCGGTTCTTCCTGGACCCGCTGCTGCGCGGCGCCTACCCGGCGGACGTGCTGGCGGACGTGAGCTGGCTGGGGGACTGGGACACCGCGGTGCGAGCGGGTGACGAGGAGCTGATCGCCGCGCCGCTGGACCTGCTCGGCATCAACTACTACAGCCCGAGTCGGGTCGCGCCCGCCGATCCGGAGTCCGTGGCGGGCGGGATGCCCGGCCTGCGCGGTGTCCGGCACCTGCCGCCGCGCGGCACGCTCACCGGCTTCGACTGGGAGCAGGAGCCCGCCGGGCTCCGAGACCTGCTGGTGCGGGTGAGCCGGGACTATCCCGAGGTGCCGTTGATGGTCACCGAGAACGGATCCGCGTGGCCGGACCGTGTGGAGGACGACGGCGGCGTGGTCGACCCCGACCGCGAGAACTACCTGCTGGAGCACCTGCGCGCCGTGCACGCCGCCATCGAGGCGGGCGCGGACGTCCGGGGCTACCTGGCCTGGTCGCTGCTGGACAACTTCGAGTGGGCCGCCGGGTACAGCCAGCGGTTCGGACTCGTCCACGTGGACTACCAGACCCAGCGGCGGACCGTGAAGAGCAGCGGCCGTCGGTTCGCCTCGGTGATCGCGGACAACGCGGTGCCCCCGGCGGTTCCGCCGACCGGCTGA
- a CDS encoding DUF3618 domain-containing protein — MARHPQEIERDIEQARDALAETLDELSTRAHPKRFVETAQSSVLAKFDDPKVRISVMVIAALVVLAVLRRLFR; from the coding sequence GTGGCCCGCCATCCCCAAGAGATCGAACGTGACATCGAGCAGGCCCGCGACGCGCTGGCCGAGACCCTGGACGAGCTGAGCACTCGTGCCCATCCCAAGCGGTTCGTCGAGACCGCACAGAGCAGTGTGCTCGCGAAGTTCGACGATCCCAAGGTCCGAATCTCAGTGATGGTGATCGCGGCTCTGGTCGTGCTCGCCGTTCTGCGCAGGCTCTTCCGCTGA
- a CDS encoding carbohydrate ABC transporter permease, with translation MTPTPPVRRARPRSEDSRRGGGRPGLLVYGVLSAVAVASIFPLYWSFVVASRDNSAVAQATPPMLPGGNLFENISRVFDTVDFWLAIQNSLIVATTVAASNVFLSALAGFAFARLSFPGSRWLFVLVVGTMMVPTQLGIIPLYMLMSELGWYGRLEAVIVPALVSAFGVFWMRQACEETVPYELIEAARVDGCSVLRTFWTVALPAVRPQAAVLAMLTFMTAWNDFFWPLVVLDPNESPTVQIVLSNLASGYFTDYSLMLTGATLGVLPVVVLFILLARYIVGGVMQGAVKG, from the coding sequence ATGACCCCCACCCCGCCCGTACGCCGGGCCCGGCCGCGCTCCGAGGACTCCCGGCGCGGCGGCGGCAGGCCCGGCCTGCTCGTCTACGGCGTGCTGTCCGCCGTGGCGGTGGCCTCGATCTTCCCGCTGTACTGGTCGTTCGTCGTGGCGAGCCGGGACAACAGCGCGGTGGCCCAGGCCACGCCGCCGATGCTGCCCGGCGGCAACCTGTTCGAGAACATCAGCCGGGTCTTCGACACGGTGGACTTCTGGCTGGCCATCCAGAACTCGCTGATCGTGGCGACCACGGTCGCGGCCTCCAACGTGTTCCTCTCCGCTCTGGCGGGCTTCGCCTTCGCCCGGCTGAGCTTCCCCGGCAGCCGCTGGCTGTTCGTGCTCGTCGTGGGGACGATGATGGTGCCCACGCAGCTCGGCATCATCCCGCTCTACATGCTGATGAGCGAGCTGGGCTGGTACGGCCGGCTGGAGGCCGTGATCGTCCCCGCGCTGGTCAGCGCGTTCGGCGTGTTCTGGATGCGCCAGGCGTGCGAGGAGACCGTGCCCTACGAGCTGATCGAGGCGGCCAGGGTCGACGGCTGCTCGGTGCTGCGGACCTTCTGGACGGTGGCGCTGCCCGCCGTGCGTCCGCAGGCCGCCGTGCTGGCGATGTTGACGTTCATGACGGCCTGGAACGACTTCTTCTGGCCGCTGGTCGTGCTCGACCCCAACGAGAGCCCGACGGTGCAGATCGTGCTGTCCAACCTGGCCAGCGGGTACTTCACCGACTATTCGCTCATGCTGACCGGGGCGACGCTGGGCGTCCTCCCGGTCGTCGTGCTGTTCATCCTGCTGGCCCGCTACATCGTCGGCGGAGTCATGCAAGGCGCTGTGAAGGGATGA
- a CDS encoding Pr6Pr family membrane protein: MPRVHPGVLIGVSIWRLLIVASAFTGFWLYYGGHLPNLTFLTQLGNLFTSIVYLVLLLYPLFTGGRRHEPASSWIRGATTVLMTLVGGTYLTMMSGSLTHPRDLLTHAVTPLLVLVDWAAVGRGQQRTRWWHPLTWPVFPLLYIVCYVTAGWDNYPFLDPRDGGFAGVVVGFLVGLIVVGYVLYGLAALVGAIRRSVAPDAPGGTAPPGHHPPHPGGGPQRFGPPPSGSPQPDPPQFGSPRSGPSQYGPPPGPAGAPPRPPGDPRLPAGGLPPFAGGGGPSRPPQDGRPPFTPVTGSPWPPSGGRPRPGQPGGTPPQPGPPPPSHGGSPLPPR, encoded by the coding sequence ATGCCCCGTGTCCATCCCGGAGTCCTCATCGGAGTGAGCATCTGGCGGCTGCTGATCGTCGCGAGCGCCTTCACGGGATTCTGGCTCTACTACGGCGGCCACCTGCCGAACCTGACCTTCCTCACGCAGCTGGGCAACCTCTTCACCAGCATCGTGTACCTGGTCCTGCTGCTCTATCCGCTGTTCACCGGCGGACGCCGACACGAGCCGGCCTCCTCGTGGATTCGAGGCGCCACCACCGTGTTGATGACGCTCGTCGGCGGCACCTATCTCACGATGATGAGCGGCAGCCTGACACACCCGCGCGACCTGCTCACCCACGCGGTCACCCCGTTGCTCGTACTCGTCGACTGGGCGGCGGTCGGCCGGGGGCAGCAGCGCACCCGCTGGTGGCATCCCCTGACCTGGCCGGTGTTCCCGCTGCTCTACATCGTCTGCTACGTCACGGCGGGATGGGACAACTACCCCTTCCTCGATCCGCGAGACGGCGGATTCGCCGGCGTCGTCGTCGGATTCCTGGTCGGACTGATCGTGGTCGGCTACGTGCTCTACGGACTCGCCGCACTCGTGGGCGCGATCCGGCGGAGCGTCGCACCCGACGCGCCCGGCGGCACGGCCCCGCCGGGACATCACCCGCCGCATCCCGGCGGCGGCCCGCAGCGGTTCGGCCCGCCGCCGTCGGGCTCCCCCCAGCCCGATCCGCCCCAGTTCGGCTCACCCCGGTCGGGCCCGTCGCAGTACGGCCCCCCGCCGGGGCCGGCCGGGGCGCCGCCGCGGCCACCCGGCGATCCCCGACTCCCGGCGGGCGGCCTGCCGCCGTTCGCGGGCGGCGGTGGGCCATCACGGCCACCGCAGGACGGGCGGCCGCCGTTCACCCCGGTCACGGGCTCGCCATGGCCGCCGTCGGGCGGCCGGCCGAGGCCGGGACAGCCCGGCGGAACACCGCCGCAGCCGGGACCGCCTCCGCCGAGTCACGGCGGGTCACCTCTCCCACCGCGGTGA
- a CDS encoding carbohydrate ABC transporter permease, with amino-acid sequence MMVASTSPPETPKASSPAGGEPGPKRESWRDRLARWDLKGTPYLLILPFFAVFLGFGLFPLLYTGWVSLHDWHVVLGDQGFVGLANFARLLGDPNFWNALFNTLSIFLISTVPQLLAALGLAALLDRRLRGRTFWRAGVLLPNVVSVVAVALVFAQLFGRDYGVVNHVLGWVGIDPINWRSGTWASHLAISVMVMWRWTGYNALIYLAAMQSVPRELYEQAEIDGASRWRTFWAITVPSIRPTIIFTVLVSTIYGLQLFAEPQLFDPKGTAGVGGNSREFQTVTMYLYEEGVRLGDAGYGSAIAWALFLIVLVFAVFNYRLSRRIASKD; translated from the coding sequence ATGATGGTTGCGTCGACCTCGCCGCCGGAGACGCCGAAGGCGTCGTCTCCGGCGGGCGGCGAGCCCGGCCCGAAGCGTGAATCGTGGCGGGATCGGCTGGCCCGCTGGGATCTCAAGGGCACGCCGTACCTGTTGATCCTGCCCTTCTTCGCGGTGTTCCTGGGCTTCGGGCTGTTCCCGCTGCTCTACACCGGCTGGGTGTCACTGCACGACTGGCACGTCGTCCTGGGTGATCAGGGCTTCGTCGGCCTGGCGAACTTCGCCAGGCTGCTCGGCGACCCGAACTTCTGGAACGCGCTGTTCAACACGCTGAGCATCTTCCTGATCTCCACGGTGCCGCAGCTGCTGGCCGCGCTGGGGCTGGCGGCACTGCTGGATCGACGGCTGCGCGGCCGTACCTTCTGGCGAGCCGGGGTGCTGCTGCCCAACGTCGTGTCGGTGGTCGCGGTCGCGCTGGTCTTCGCCCAGCTCTTCGGGCGCGACTACGGCGTCGTCAATCACGTGCTGGGCTGGGTCGGCATCGACCCGATCAACTGGCGCTCCGGCACCTGGGCCTCTCACCTGGCGATCAGCGTCATGGTCATGTGGCGGTGGACCGGCTACAACGCGTTGATCTACCTCGCCGCGATGCAGTCCGTCCCCCGCGAGCTGTACGAGCAGGCGGAGATCGACGGGGCGTCCCGGTGGCGGACCTTCTGGGCGATCACGGTGCCCAGCATCCGCCCGACGATCATCTTCACGGTGCTGGTGTCCACCATCTACGGGTTGCAGCTCTTCGCCGAGCCGCAGCTCTTCGATCCCAAGGGGACGGCAGGCGTCGGCGGCAACTCCCGCGAGTTCCAGACGGTGACCATGTACCTCTACGAGGAGGGCGTCCGGCTCGGTGACGCGGGCTACGGCTCCGCCATCGCCTGGGCGTTGTTCCTGATCGTGCTGGTCTTCGCCGTGTTCAACTACCGACTGTCTCGACGCATCGCGTCCAAGGATTGA
- a CDS encoding DUF6319 family protein, whose protein sequence is MPRVLSEQDLEYLATELAAGRPPMVWFTSRAVGVESGRSGKVTALDEPAEGEFIQVRPTGSQDVLSFSAAEVTLTKPARKPRKPDTPEPVQSDGPTAPGPIEPVWTPEPPPAPTSRGAKSRSSTENGDSVTEPTATRKPAAGKRAKPGAAATIVLTSTAEGLWTAEVTVGAKKALKPTTISMSAVAQAVKILHPEADAAVQPVLDAAREQQRAKVEQLQAELEEARRLLGDLDEPASQTETESAERSGDADAAADAAPAESSPEGAGA, encoded by the coding sequence ATGCCCCGAGTGCTGTCCGAGCAGGACCTTGAATACTTAGCGACGGAACTCGCGGCGGGGCGCCCACCCATGGTGTGGTTCACCTCCCGCGCCGTCGGCGTCGAGTCCGGTCGATCCGGCAAGGTGACGGCTCTCGACGAGCCCGCCGAAGGGGAGTTCATCCAGGTTCGCCCCACCGGCTCGCAGGATGTGCTCTCGTTCTCGGCTGCCGAGGTGACACTCACCAAGCCGGCTCGCAAGCCGCGCAAGCCGGACACGCCGGAGCCTGTGCAGTCCGACGGGCCGACGGCCCCCGGCCCGATCGAGCCGGTCTGGACGCCCGAGCCGCCGCCTGCGCCGACGAGCCGGGGTGCCAAGTCTCGATCCAGCACGGAGAACGGAGATTCAGTGACCGAGCCGACCGCGACTCGTAAGCCTGCCGCAGGCAAGCGAGCGAAGCCGGGTGCCGCGGCGACGATCGTCCTCACCTCCACTGCCGAAGGGCTGTGGACGGCAGAGGTGACCGTCGGCGCGAAGAAGGCGCTCAAGCCGACGACGATCAGCATGAGTGCCGTGGCGCAGGCCGTGAAGATCCTGCATCCCGAGGCCGACGCCGCGGTGCAGCCGGTGCTCGACGCCGCGCGTGAGCAGCAGCGTGCCAAGGTGGAGCAGCTTCAGGCCGAGCTGGAGGAGGCCCGGCGCCTGCTGGGTGACCTCGACGAGCCCGCGTCGCAGACGGAGACGGAGTCGGCCGAGCGGTCCGGCGACGCCGACGCCGCGGCGGACGCCGCGCCCGCCGAGTCCTCTCCGGAGGGCGCGGGCGCCTGA